In Zea mays cultivar B73 unplaced genomic scaffold, Zm-B73-REFERENCE-NAM-5.0 scaffold_329, whole genome shotgun sequence, one DNA window encodes the following:
- the LOC118474750 gene encoding ATP synthase protein MI25, protein MRFSGMDMKGINMLFAAIPSICASSPKKISIYNEEMIVARCFIGFLILSRKSLGKTFKETLDGRIESIQESLQQFFNPNEVILEESNEQQRLLNLRISLRICSTVKVVESLPAARCAPKCEKTVQALLCRNLNVKSATLLNATSSRRIRLQDDIVTGFHFSVSERLVSGSTTLVEASTVEQIREAFLLEPRDLIREGFIVLRKVRVGGIPGTCGDGVGL, encoded by the coding sequence ATGAGATTTAGTGGAATGGATATGAAGGGTATAAATATGCTATTTGCTGCTATTCCATCTATTTGTGCATCAAGTCCGAAGAAGATCTCAATCTATAATGAAGAAATGATAGTAGCTCGTTGTTTTATAGGCTTTCTCATATTAAGTCGGAAGAGTTTAGGTAAGACTTTCAAAGAAACTCTCGACGGGAGAATCGAGTCTATTCAGGAATCATTGcagcaattcttcaatcctaacgAAGTCATTCTGGAGGAATCCAATGAACAACAACGATTACTTAATCTACGGATCAGCTTGCGAATTTGCAGCACCGTAAAAGTAGTAGAATCATTACCAGCGGCACGCTGTGCGCCTAAGTGCGAAAAGACAGTGCAAGCTTTGTTATGCCGAAACCTAAATGTCAAGTCAGCAACACTTCTAAATGCCACTTCTTCCCGTCGCATCCGTCTTCAGGACGATATAGTCACAGGTTTTCACTTTTCAGTGAGTGAAAGATTAGTATCCGGGTCTACAACTTTGGTAGAAGCTTCTACCGTAGAACAAATTCGAGAGGCCTTCTTATTAGAACCCAGAGACCTAATTCGAGAAGGCTTTATAGTCCTCAGAAAGGTGAGGGTGGGGGGTATCCCCGGGACCTGTGGAGACGGGGTGGGCCTGTAG